A window of Acropora muricata isolate sample 2 chromosome 6, ASM3666990v1, whole genome shotgun sequence genomic DNA:
ACTCACTGAACTTTATCAATAattcattattttaaattgtcgCATTCTCCTAGTAGATTATGTGTTTGGCATAAAACTGAAAGACTGCATCTAGTCATTCAACCACTTCATTAATTTCTCTATGCTGGCAAATGTTTAAAATTCCAGGAAGAAATCGGAGTTGCTTCAAACTAAACTTTCTTGGGCAGAAACTGAGACTTGCGCAATACGTAGGGACAAAATGAGATTCCTTTCATGTTGTGTCGTCTCTCTGTTACTAACCCTTTCTAGGTTACAAAGTTGCTTTTGGAAATTTGCAAGTGGTAaactataaaacaaaatttctctcaAAAAGATAAACTTTAGTCACACTGTGAGTACGCGGTGTTATTTTCCAAAAGAGCCAAGATTTTTCTGAGGGTAATTTTCAGAGGTTGTTTTCActaatctgttttgtttctcaGTTGCTACAGCATCGCTTTTATCTGGCACTAAAGAAAGTTTGCCGGCATTCAGAATGCATAGTGAAATGCCTCTATAGGTAAGCACAATGTGTGGAATTCTTTTACCTAAAATAGAGTTAACCAATGAACTCTAGTGGTGTACCCCGAATGATATTCTTTTCAATGTAATTGTCACTATGCCCTAAACACTTGAAGAATAGCTAAAAATCAACTAACCGAAAACCAACCAATAAGCCCAAGCTAACAGAGCTTTGTTAGTGATAAGCAGCTGACTCACTCTGTACTTAAAAGTACAAAGAGACTTAGAGATATATCGtcggcttttttgttttgttttttttttgtttgtatactttatttgctttttttttcacaggcCGGTTTCTTTGAATATCTCGGGCTGGCTTGTGGCCTAGTTCCTTACTAACGGAGATGTGGGTGAACTTTGCACCTAGAATTTTAATCGTCTATATTTGACTTTCCAATCTGACTGAACGAATTTTTCTTCCGAGTGGGTTTAAGTTATTGTTACGTTTAGATGGTAGTTTATTTGCAATGGCTAACAAGCCCAGTATAGTCCATATTCTCgtggcaattttgtttttcagttctaATGATAACGATCTGATGGAATAATATCCACAATCTTTGCATAGCTGATTGGCCATGGGCATGGCTACCTGTACTAAAGATGCAAGTTCAGACCCGAGAGAGTCCTAATTAGAAAATTAAATGTGACAATAACTGATAAGGAATATTCGTAACTGGAAGCCAAGAACACTAcactcttcctttttttttgtaagaataTATTTTACAAGAACATCGAGGCTGAAATTGGCGAAATTTTAAGAATAAACTTGAGGCTGAAATTGTGAAAGAATATAATTTCGTGTGTTGAAAATCTGTAAGTAAGCTGTCaacatattgaaaatgaaaatgcagCGGATGAAGGGGAagttgggggagggggggggggtggctgTTAAAAATGTTGGCGGCGGCTGATAAAAATGAAATGCCCAATATTATTTTCAGCCTCCCCCACCCAATTTCTCTTTCGCTCCTCCGCCGCCGCCGCATAAGCTAGAATTAATTAAGGATATTACTAAATATTTTCACTCTAAAATCAGCCGTAAATAAAATAGGAATATTTAGCCTGGGCCGGAAAAACAATGTTGTTAGAAAAGAGCAAGAgtgtaataatttattttgcacCAGGCTGACGTTTTAAATTAATGACTTCTACATCTAATGAGGTCAACTTTGTAACTATTTTCTCACAGTGCGACAAATCTGGACGTCATTTTTAATCTTCTTTTCTTTGCAGCGACACTCGTTTCCTCGAGCCCTGGGGCCAGAACTACGAGAAATACCATGGAAATTCTCAGTATCTCACTGCTCCTTTTTTTCAGACTTATCTGTTAAGCCGACTTCTTGGAAAGCAAAAGAGCTTTCTTGCCCCGAATTCAGCTTTACGTTTTCAGACATTTTTAAAATCAGGAAATGATTCCCTTCAATTGCGAACTTATAGACGGAAACTCTCGCCCGATTACAAGCGCCGGCGAAACAATTAATTAGGAGCGATTTCCCTTTAACCGACAAGAAGTTTTGGCCGAGTTAAAATTCTATCTTTAAAATATGACATTTCTTGAGAAAAGGGAAATTTGTTTCTACTTATTTACACAAATCAGGTCGACAATGCCGAGGAGCGTGGCTGCTTCAGTGTGTTTCAGTTAAATACCCTGACTGTTAAAAACTTGTATGATTAAAATTCTGATCTGTTTTACGATTGATCCACTTGAATGCCTCCCTAAGAGCCTCTATAAACAGTCACTCATCTCTGACAAGAATATTGACGGAAGAGAAACTAATCTATTGTTCTTTTGTCTCGAAATTACCTCAGTCTATGCTTGTTTTACGGGAATTTTCGCGTTTGGTTCTCGCTGCGTCTTCCCCTTAAAAAGTTTCCTGCCCCTACGCATAATCTAAATTTCACAAAAACAGTCGCGTGTTTTGGGTTGTGAATATTTTTTAAAACCGAGAGTGACGAAGAAGCCAAGTAATTTTGAACTGACAACAAAAGAACGTTTCGTAAAATATTCATATGCGAACTGTTGAAGTGCTGACGTCATAAGGTGATTTCTTGTCAATGGAAGCTGGGAGGGAGCCCATGGTTGTGTGTCCGCCATCTTTATTGAACACCGTTGAGTGGCAGCTTGGTTGTTAGCCGTTTGCTCGCAACCGGTTGAACTCTCAGCACCGATAATGAGCGAAAGTGGTGCCTCTGGATGTACTGAAGACGCTGAAGAAGAATCAGTTTATATGTTATGCGGGCTTTGCAGAAAGCCACCGGTTAACACGAGTCCGAAGCTTCTACCTTGCCTTCATTCGTTTTGTTTGAAATGCCTAGAAGAGCGTTTCtctgaacaaaaacaagaaaagacacCTTCAACAACGGCAACTTCTTCTTCCAGCCCGATTCCAAGGCTAAAATGTCCGACTTGTGGACAGGAATTCTTAGTTCCACAGAAGGGAGTAGTTGCTTTCCTGGATAACCAATTCGTTTTAGAAAACCTGGGCAAACTGcagcgaaaacaagaaaacgtgAAGCGTTGTTGCACGTCTTGTGAAGACAACAGCCCGGCTTCTTCTTTCTGTCTTAATTGCAGTGACTGGCTTTGCGATGCATGCGTTTTGGCTCATCAAAGGGTGAGAGTTACGAAAGACCACAAGATACAATCTGAAGCGCAGTACTTGGAAAATTCGGAAACAGTGGACACGAAGCCTATTTTTTGTGTCACACATCCAACTGAATCCTTGAAGCTCTTCTGTGCAAATTGCGAGAAATTAACTTGCCGGGATTGCCAACTTCTTGAGCACAAAGATCACAAGTATCAGTTTATTAAGGAAGCGGCGACGAGTTACAAAGACTATCTTAGGGGACAATTGAATCGTTTGTATGAACAAGCGCAACCTCTGACTGAGTCTATTCGAGAGGTTGAGAAAGCAGCGAAGGGTTTGCAAGAACGAGAAGAAAGCATAGCTAATGAGATTAAAAAGTCTTCTGAAATGCTTATCAAGGCGGTGAAACTGAGGGAAAACGTACTGTTAACAGAGTTGAAGGCTCTTGTGCACTTCAAACAAAAACTTCTTTCGAAGCAAAACAAGGATCTACGTTTAATGCAAAAGATCTTGCAACATAATTATGGATTTACAAGGCATGTTTTAAAGAATGGTAGTGATATGGGTTTGTTATACAGCAAACGCCAACTTAGTGCAAGAATTCAAAATTTATTGAGTCTAAAATACAATGTACTTCCCGTTGCCCACAGTGATTTGAAATATTCTGCTGAGGCAGAAAAACTATGTAATGTTATCTCCAAACTTGGGAGTGTCATGACACCAGCTGATCGGACAAATACTAATCATTCAAGTCGACCAGATGCTTCATTTCGTGGTTTGTCCAATGCAAATGGTTACACGGCAGCCCCATCCTCCACAGTCCACACTGGTAACCACCGTCCAGTCAGCTCACGACCAAACCCCATTGAAGCCCTGTCAGCTGTAAATAAGCGCTTAGGAACACCAAGCAGCCATTTGTACTCAACATCAAAGTACCCCGGCTCCCTTCAAGCTGCTATTGTTCACCCATCTGGTGCTAGTTTGGCATTAAATGGCAAAGTTGGTGTAGTGACAGCAAACAGTGTTTCTCGAACTCCTACGTTGAGCTCTATACAGTCAGGTGTACACAGCCTTCCTATCAAAGCAGGGAGTAGCATTACCAGTAATGGCCTTATGTTATCATCACGGACTTCATCTGCTACTGTATCATCAAATCCCATGCGTCTGTCACCTCCTCGGCATATGCGAAATGGCAACACCCTTCCTTTACGACATTTCCAGGACATAGGAAGTAAAGTTGGGAAATTGTCACCCCCTACTCAGCCACCAAGACCTTCAAGTAATGGCAGTAACAGTAGCCATCATATCGTTCCTCCACTCAGTGAAACACCCTCTTTGTTATCTAAACAGaatggcttggatgaaaataTCTCTGCCACAAACTTGTCAAGTCAAGTCTTAAAAGGTATGCTAATCTTTCTCAATGTGACTATTCTTGGTTTTGTTAAGCCTTGGTTTGTTTGTGTAGTAAACTGATTCCTTTAAATGGTATTATTGCAAACTTGTGGGTCACTGGTTCTAGTTTAACTAATGTATTCTCaaccttttattaaattttaactaCTAACAGGATCTTTCTTCCAAGAGAGATTTTTGAAATGATAATAACATCAAGTTTCCTTGCAAGAAACGTTTTCAGGTGAACTTTTGCAGTAAAAGCCATCTTTGAATTAGAAGTGACCATAATTTGTGATGTTAATCCTGCTCAATTTAGTTTCGAATTGGTGTCATAAACAGGCCACTGCATGTCACGAGATAAGTGAATGTTGCATTCAATTAGTATTGAAAGCAAAAACTTTTCAGAATTGAAAACCTTTTGGAATCAGCAAGGGTCTGTATTGTACAATCTATCTTAACCATCGCTGTGAATTTTAGTTCGTAGATTGATGTTATTGTTCACAAAAATATTGGCTTTTCTGACCAGGAGACATTGAAGTAAATTGTAAAGGAAGAAGTGCTTGATTTTGCTTGGActctaataaattattgtttatctgaataacaagaaaagtttgtttattgtgtgtaaaaaaaaatcctccTTAATGCAGTATTATTTCATCAGTTAAGCACGAGctgaaaattaatatttaagtTATTATCTGTACTCCTAAATTAATTGTACCCTTAAGGGTTCCTTTTACTACAGAATCCAATACAGCTTTTTGTATAGTGTGGCAAATACTTCTTTATTGTGAAAAATTGGCTGTCCAATTAAAGTAAAAGACTTATTAAAGTAATCAAAGCCTGTAAATAATGATACTACATGTATATCAAGAGAATAATAGTTTTGATTGTTCTCACATCTCTATGATTAAAGAGCCCCCTAAGAgaagaattttattttattaacacTTCACATTTTTTTAAGAATGTGAATTTACTTGCCCAGTGTGACAAAAAAttatgttttctttaattttttcttctaaCATGTGGAGTTTATTAATAAAAGATGCCCCAGTTTACATACTTGGATTGCCAGGGAGCATAATTATTGTGGATATCTGCATCAATTTAGTATTCTCCATTGTGGTGGCTTTCACATTGTCTGTCCATGATAATAGTTTATGTTGCCTCTATTATTGTAAATGTTATTTGCTTTTTTGTGCTAGTTACTTAAGTCAAAAGAGCAAAAAACTTGTCTGTAGTTATCGTTATGAATCTTGTGCATCCTTGCTGACGTGTTCACAAGTTCTTCAGTAAATTTCCTGATGTCAGCTTTACGTTGAATTTTTAAAGGGAATAGTTTTTCAACATTGGTATTCATTACGCAAGTTTGTTACTTCTTGCATTATTTAAATGCTGTGTGTGGACGTTTCCGACAGGTGATTGTTCATGTACACAAGAGGCCAAACCAGTTTTAAGAATTGGCATCCTTTGATTCCAATTATCATCATGCTGGAACGTGTTTTCTGTGATCAGCTTGAACAAGAATGTGTAAGGGTCTTCACTTGATTCAAGTCGAGTGCTGCCTTTTAACTTAGAGATATTAGTACCTATAGATTTCTTCCTGTCAGGGTTACTTAATTaacacattttccattttttaatAACATTGTAAAGACCAATGTActtgcaaaattaatgcaaaatacacaGAAGAAAATAACACTTCTATTCAGCTCTTGTACCTACATACAGTAGTCACATCTGATTTGGAAACAAAAGATGAAATGTTAGTAATTATTTCTTAAAACAAGGCATTTTTTGCCTTTATTAAAGAGCCAGTGCACACGTTCTATGAACAAGCGATTGTTCAAATTCAGTTACTACTTCTGTAGCTCTCTTAGGTGTCATGTCACTTTGCAAACTTTGTCATGTCATTTCTTGCAGAGGCAATGAACAATACTTATTGTTCcaagcttgtttttctttttggggtTTAATTTGTAGTGTTTGATATGTCTTTGCAAGTACTTTGTCTTGGTTTAAGGTTTTTGGGGGCATGTAGAATAAATTATTCTAATCATGTTCTGACAGTATGTCAGTCAGCCTCTTTAGCACTTGCTGTAAATAATGCACAAAATAGGCTGAATTTATCAGAAGCTCTCATCAAGAAACTGGAAGAGAATTTTGCACCTGCTAAATATCCTGTGTTGTCTGAAGTGGCTGTAAAAAATGAGCTTATTTTAATGTGTTTTAGAAGTCGTgataaatgataattattattaagttatCTTTGGTATGCTCAGTTTTATTTGCTggatcaaaaaaattaatttggatAGTTTGCTTGATCATGGTTTTAAAGTAGCTCCAAACCAAAATGTTTGAAAGCTATGGGTACAGAACCtcaaactgtctttttttcttgcttctctTGATTGGACCATTCTATAGACCTTACTCATAAATGGTGGCTGAttgatattaattatttttcttttgcctttgtGCTATTCTCACTGGCCTCACTTTatagcaaaaattcttttgaattttgtgcGTGGAAACGAGGCCAGTGAGGAttattagcataaaaacaaaagaataattacttagccgccatttatggaTAAGGTCTATTAATCGATGACTTTATTTCATTATTAAAATAGTTAAAGCTTTTGTGCTTATGAGGCTGATAAAGAGGactaaacttaaaaaaaaaaaagaagacaaatgaTAAATTGTTTACCCACTAGGATGAATAACAACGCATGCAGAATCAACAGTGGTCGAaagacttttttaaaaaatgatctgttaatgtattgttttcaATTAAATTTCTTATTAAAAAGTCAGTCAACCTTGTAGAGGACAAATGCAAAATGGTTGGTTCATGAATGCACGAGGACTGTTTTTGTCaatgattatcattattgttcTATTGTCTGATTATAGCAGATGCAAGTTCACCTTCCAGCACATCAGATCCTGTGGACCCGCCCGCTATCCCACAGCTTCATCCAGTGCTAAAGAGAAGGCTTAGTTCCCAGGGTACATGTGCGGAAACATCTCCAGTGCCAAAACTACTCCCAATCAAAAGGCGCTTCAGCTGTCAAAGTTTACATGAGCCTGTTGCATCCCCTGTTTCATCGTCTCCACCTCCTGCAGTTAAAGTCAAGCAAGAAAAGGCAGAATCCCCTTTGGAACATTCACCCTGTCAAGAATCTGCAAAAAAAGTATGGGAGATATTCATAGAAGTACTTTTGGATGCAGTAAAATAACGCAGTTACTGCACTGATCATAAATCTGCAAGTTCAGTGATGTGATACATGTAAATGTGCGGTACATTATTAGTCTGGTGATACTGTTGTATTATTGGACCATAACTAGCAGTCTTAAATGTCATGTAATTCTTTCATTCCTACGAGATGTTCAACACTTTTTGCATGATCCTGGTTGTTCCCAGGAGGCATCTTTTTTGAAGGAGCTCTCCTGGGTATTCATGTCAATTTCTTTTATTCATGATTGAATCCTTTCAGTTACTTTCCCCAGTTAGCAAATCTCAACTATTGCAAGGGTAAATTTCTATAATTTCCATAATTAAAGCAATtcatatttaattattattacttaaatATTTCTTCTCTTCAAATTTTTGGGTTGAATGGGCAAGATGCGTCAATGATGACGACTTCCTTGTTATCTTGTTATACAATGTACTCTACCATATTTGGTTAGTCATTTTCCAACCTGCATATTGTTTGATTGAGCAGAAACTTACTGTTatgattaattaataattattgttgttattattattatcagggTTACTTTAGGCTATCAGTGATTTCAAATGAATATACCTTACCTTGAACATGGTGGTAGCAACCAATTAAACATCAGATTACTGTGAAGGGTTGTTGTGGCAATGGCATATTTAGAGTGTCATATGGTTTCTACATTTTTGCTTAGCTCATGCTGGTTTTACATGCAATTGTGTCCTACAGCAGCAAGATGATGCCACCAGTGGAGAAAGTGGAATTGATGAAACTATTTCAAATGATGACTGGTGTGCTGTTTGCCGTAATGGGGGTGAACTTCTTTGTTGTGACACTTGTCCTCGTGTTTTTCACTTGGCTTGTCACGTTCCTTCTCTGACGGGCACCCCAAGGTATGTGATTAGTGTTCAAGCAGACCCCATGCAACCATGGCAACAAagtaggccttttgcagctaacgatcacgtggtaaaAAATCCGTcttgctggagggcaagctcaatattattcccgcactgggacatcaaaacaaaggcaagttgTTCAGGTGTCTTTGTtataatgtcccagtgcgggagtaataatgagcttgccctccagcatggcggattttgtaccacatgatcgctagttgcaaaaggcctattgattATCAGAGTTCATTTTTTAGGCTAGAGAGAAACAAATCATGGGTCTCATCTACTGTATTCATATTACCTCTTCTCATTTTCTGCAAAGTTTTAATATCATAtatttagtttctaaagaaactggtgcAGACAGAGTCAGAAgagaagtgaaacaaaaacgGGGGAGGTTAAATGAGGAGGTAGTTTTTGGACGATGTtgtggttaaccctttcctgcccaaggggttccccattgatgagtaaaattgtctggcattagacagagtgaaaGCTATAAGCGCCAATTGGCAGTTTGGCACTCACAagcgggaaagggttaagcactACCCATTCATCATTCACTCCAGCGAAGGGTTGTTGCTTCAAACGTCAGCTTCATGTTTTCTTTGCAATGTAAGTTTGACCCTGATCAGCTTAAATGATACtaaattttcttatttaataTTAAGGTGTTTGCCTTTGGAGTGTTGCATCATCATCACTATAATATCTTCAACATCATTACTGTCATGGCACAGTATTTCATCATTCCActctgcatttcaaatacaaacaCTTGGATTGTCATCATCTATCTCCCTCCACATCAACAGCTTATAAATGTACGACCCCCATAATGACCTACTGCCAGTTGGCCTGGTAGCTCAACGGGTAGAGCACTTAACTGGCTTTGctgaggtcagggtttgaatgCCTgttcaggtctgaatttttcTGCTCTTTCTTGTGGCTGCTTAGGCAGTGCTAGAAATGAGATgatttttcattcattcattcatttattcaactctgcatttcaaatacaaataCTTGTATTGTCATCATTACTGTCACTGTTGCACATGTTTCTGTGAATGATCAAAGTACAGTATCCTTGTAAAATGACCTTTCTTTCAATAATAGTGATGCCTGGAGCTGTGGCTTATGTCAAGAAGTAGACTGGAATAGCCTTCGCCAGAAAGGTGGGTACagcagtaattattattatttattattgggGTTTTTATGGGTgctaaagaaatgaagaaaaggcACATTGTGACTTGTGGCCTTGCTGAGTTGGTAAATCAAAGGGgaatttgaatgaaaaaagaGTTCAATATCATCATcacaatcattattattgtttttattattatcactggCCAAGGAATATGTTGTCCACCAATATGGGGCCAAGATGTAATGTGAAAACAAGCCAGGCACAACAtttaaatgaataattttgtcAAAACACTGACACTATGTGGTAAACTGGATATTCTTGAAGGATTCATGTAGACGAAAATTCACAATTCTTGTTAAAAAATTACTTTAaagtaataattttaataattattattctgcatTGGTTTAGGTCACCATTGTTTTTGAGGAGGGCATTGTTCTTTGGAGCAGCAGATTTTGACAGAAAACTCTGTCTTCCTTTCatagtattttttttatttaatttttccatTAATATTTTACTTCTAAAATAGACCAAGAAGCCTTCCAACCAGGAAGCAAAAGACGGTCCTCAGTCAAtggcctgacagagtttgaaaagaaggtaataattattattattaaaaatcaTCCCTCTGAGGTTTTTAAGTGAGGAACAATGTACCAGTACAATGACTTGGAAACGCTTGAGGTAGCACTGAAAGGAAAAGAAGTCATATGGCTTTCTTAGACTGCAGTCAAACACTTTTACTTCACTTTTTGGTAGAGTAAGAGTCTTTTGTAAATTGATCAAATTTGTGAATTTATGTTTCTTGAAGGCTTGTGAAAAGATTTTGTTGGAACTACTTTGCCACACCGATAGCATTCCATTTCAACAGAAAGTTAGCAAATCAGTAAGTGGACACTTCTTTTCTACATAACTAAATTAAACAAGTGGAAAGCTGCGGTCCAAGAGTAGTGAGTTTTTGTTGCCTTTGTGAATGAAATGCAAGTCCAAAGATTTCAATTTCAATCAAAATGGTTGTGCTTGGTGCAGCCCCCATAGCTAAAAAATGCATTGCAGTTGCTGACAATTAACTTCAGGTAACCctcttctattgaaaccccatttttgtattttaattttattattgcatCATATACTATTTTATGACATTTAAAACAATGTTACCAAGCCAAAACAAAGATATGTGACCGTTTGATTTACACCTCTGTCTGACAAAAACTGCTTGTGAAGCTTTGGTTTATTGCAACGGTTTAAAGAGAACATCAGTGCCCATGATGTTACAGGCAGACATTGGCGATGACTAACAGGAAAGCAAGAAACTTTGCACTTAACAGATTTCATTTCATTCGGAGGATGCTTCTTATctacaataaaaataaactgaaaagatGACATTTCAACCATACTTCGGTCATTGTCAAGTGAATGGTAAATGAAGAAACCTTGGAGCATGAAGACAAGATGGCCACATATTACAAGAGATATGTGTACGTTAAATCTACAAATTCTGAACTGACATTACAAGAGCCATGTAGATGCCTGATACAAACAAGGGCTATTAGAAACTATGCTTGACCATGCATTTCAACTTTCATCCAATTGGTGTTATATCTCTGAAAAATGTGATTGGTTGGGAGTATTGTTTTCTCAACTTAAATATCATGCCAAAAACTAACATTTCAAGGTTTTTTGCTGTCAAAGCATATTGTAGGATCAATCTTTTTTCTCACTGACAGTCAACAATCAATCAGATCCTATTCATTTTATTCTACCATTTAAAGATCAGGCCTCAGCTGATATTGTACATGCCCAACTCAAAGATTTAAGTCAGGAGATTCAGCCCCTCTTCATCAGCCAGACGATTGAGCGAGATCTCAGATTGAAGTTAAGCTGCTAATTGTTTCACCAACAATGCCTTGTCTGCAAATTTAAATGGAAAGTGTGCAATGCAAGTGATGTTAGTTTCACATGTTGACATCTCCACCATTGTGTTGATGAACCCAGAAACTCTTGTTCATCAAGTGGGAAGCATTTTTTCAACTAACAATCTTTGGCTGGAAAAGATCTTACGAAAAAATTTTAGTGTCAATGAAGTGCACAAACAAATTTTATTGCCtcatttataaaatattttttcaagtaagctatgattctCGCAGTTGTGATCGCAATTTAAGTAACTGACAGTGGCTTCGTAGCTCatttggttagagcgtcgcaccggtatcacaaggtcctgactttttcaggcttctataggcaattgcttaaattgcaatcacaactgcgaggatcatagcttacttgatttcacatcccacagttctatatatgaagcatttgatataattatcacttcacaaaatgtttttatttgtgAATTGATACCTACTCTCAGTGGGCAATTGGACTCTATTCATGCTAAGG
This region includes:
- the LOC136919277 gene encoding E3 ubiquitin-protein ligase TRIM33-like isoform X1, yielding MSESGASGCTEDAEEESVYMLCGLCRKPPVNTSPKLLPCLHSFCLKCLEERFSEQKQEKTPSTTATSSSSPIPRLKCPTCGQEFLVPQKGVVAFLDNQFVLENLGKLQRKQENVKRCCTSCEDNSPASSFCLNCSDWLCDACVLAHQRVRVTKDHKIQSEAQYLENSETVDTKPIFCVTHPTESLKLFCANCEKLTCRDCQLLEHKDHKYQFIKEAATSYKDYLRGQLNRLYEQAQPLTESIREVEKAAKGLQEREESIANEIKKSSEMLIKAVKLRENVLLTELKALVHFKQKLLSKQNKDLRLMQKILQHNYGFTRHVLKNGSDMGLLYSKRQLSARIQNLLSLKYNVLPVAHSDLKYSAEAEKLCNVISKLGSVMTPADRTNTNHSSRPDASFRGLSNANGYTAAPSSTVHTGNHRPVSSRPNPIEALSAVNKRLGTPSSHLYSTSKYPGSLQAAIVHPSGASLALNGKVGVVTANSVSRTPTLSSIQSGVHSLPIKAGSSITSNGLMLSSRTSSATVSSNPMRLSPPRHMRNGNTLPLRHFQDIGSKVGKLSPPTQPPRPSSNGSNSSHHIVPPLSETPSLLSKQNGLDENISATNLSSQVLKADASSPSSTSDPVDPPAIPQLHPVLKRRLSSQGTCAETSPVPKLLPIKRRFSCQSLHEPVASPVSSSPPPAVKVKQEKAESPLEHSPCQESAKKQQDDATSGESGIDETISNDDWCAVCRNGGELLCCDTCPRVFHLACHVPSLTGTPSDAWSCGLCQEVDWNSLRQKDQEAFQPGSKRRSSVNGLTEFEKKACEKILLELLCHTDSIPFQQKVSKSVPNYYKVIVRPMDLSNVRAKLQTQNFAHYQNFDDFVADCRLIFENCAIFNEVTSEVGKMGSNLEVYFNSIMKKYMPNYLEPSSEPKSKRKKDDAKMYILNQ
- the LOC136919277 gene encoding E3 ubiquitin-protein ligase TRIM33-like isoform X2, with translation MSESGASGCTEDAEEESVYMLCGLCRKPPVNTSPKLLPCLHSFCLKCLEERFSEQKQEKTPSTTATSSSSPIPRLKCPTCGQEFLVPQKGVVAFLDNQFVLENLGKLQRKQENVKRCCTSCEDNSPASSFCLNCSDWLCDACVLAHQRVRVTKDHKIQSEAQYLENSETVDTKPIFCVTHPTESLKLFCANCEKLTCRDCQLLEHKDHKYQFIKEAATSYKDYLRGQLNRLYEQAQPLTESIREVEKAAKGLQEREESIANEIKKSSEMLIKAVKLRENVLLTELKALVHFKQKLLSKQNKDLRLMQKILQHNYGFTRHVLKNGSDMGLLYSKRQLSARIQNLLSLKYNVLPVAHSDLKYSAEAEKLCNVISKLGSVMTPADRTNTNHSSRPDASFRGLSNANGYTAAPSSTVHTGNHRPVSSRPNPIEALSAVNKRLGTPSSHLYSTSKYPGSLQAAIVHPSGASLALNGKVGVVTANSVSRTPTLSSIQSGVHSLPIKAGSSITSNGLMLSSRTSSATVSSNPMRLSPPRHMRNGNTLPLRHFQDIGSKVGKLSPPTQPPRPSSNGSNSSHHIVPPLSETPSLLSKQNGLDENISATNLSSQVLKDASSPSSTSDPVDPPAIPQLHPVLKRRLSSQGTCAETSPVPKLLPIKRRFSCQSLHEPVASPVSSSPPPAVKVKQEKAESPLEHSPCQESAKKQQDDATSGESGIDETISNDDWCAVCRNGGELLCCDTCPRVFHLACHVPSLTGTPSDAWSCGLCQEVDWNSLRQKDQEAFQPGSKRRSSVNGLTEFEKKACEKILLELLCHTDSIPFQQKVSKSVPNYYKVIVRPMDLSNVRAKLQTQNFAHYQNFDDFVADCRLIFENCAIFNEVTSEVGKMGSNLEVYFNSIMKKYMPNYLEPSSEPKSKRKKDDAKMYILNQ